The Opitutales bacterium ASA1 genome window below encodes:
- a CDS encoding hypothetical protein (frameshifted, insertion/deletion at around 4294193), translating into MWILVDAARIGIPVPVLLRMVGNIVLELLVGAFPVVGDVFDFAWRANVRNLRLVDRHFDPLRAERPPKRIVWGVVALAIGTILGVLVAVLFVLRALWLLVAEVS; encoded by the coding sequence ATGTGGATTCTCGTCGATGCTGCGCGCATCGGCATACCCGTGCCCGTCTTGCTGCGGATGGTGGGCAACATCGTGTTGGAGTTGCTCGTCGGCGCGTTCCCAGTGGTGGGCGACGTGTTCGACTTCGCTTGGCGGGCCAACGTGCGCAACCTCCGGCTTGTCGACCGACATTTCGATCCGCTTCGGGCGGAGCGGCCGCCGAAGCGGATCGTGTGGGGCGTGGTCGCATTGGCGATCGGCACGATCCTCGGGGTGCTCGTCGCGGTGCTCTTCGTGTTGCGAGCCTTGTGGTTGCTCGTAGCGGAGGTCTCGTAG